The following proteins are encoded in a genomic region of Cryptomeria japonica chromosome 11, Sugi_1.0, whole genome shotgun sequence:
- the LOC131038160 gene encoding E3 ubiquitin-protein ligase PUB22: protein MDPQVEVPSYFVCSISMQIMRDPVTVCTGVTYDRESIEKWIYKLQKNTCPATMRVLDNRDLTPNHTLCRLIQQWCIANSSMGVPLIAPPDEPLDRNHLNELLRDIEASPPPPFLVKVLKILRTLAEKNEDNRRCIGSSKAPAVLIDVIESQSEEAEETGCYYDVAVTCEEALGILHALHLPDESVETLATTRCLAALGSILKRGTTNARVHAAVLLQKASMKGVERIVVNGNDDLTEGLLELLTEEVCHKATVAALEMLIAMSINSRRSRVKAIEAGAVSILIESLAEQTLERKSTCERMLCLLDLLCRCAEGRVAMVDHAMGIPMVSKKIFRVSQMVNEKAVRILWSLCQFSPSERVLNEILHAGAVTKLLMLLQVDCTPKTKCKAREILKLHGDCWRSSSCVPTGMYPSNI, encoded by the coding sequence ATGGATCCGCAGGTCGAAGTCCCTTCCTATTTTGTTTGTTCGATATCGATGCAAATCATGCGCGATCCTGTAACTGTCTGCACGGGCGTAACCTACGACAGGGAGAGCATCGAGAAATGGATATATAAGTTACAGAAGAACACCTGTCCCGCCACAATGCGAGTCCTAGATAATCGAGACCTCACACCCAATCATACCCTGTGCCGACTCATTCAGCAGTGGTGCATCGCCAACTCTTCCATGGGTGTCCCACTCATCGCCCCACCCGACGAGCCGCTGGATAGGAATCACCTCAACGAATTGCTGCGAGATATTGAGGCCTCCCCGCCGCCGCCTTTTCTTGTCAAGGTCCTGAAAATCTTGAGGACTCTGGCCGAAAAAAATGAGGATAACAGACGGTGCATCGGGTCATCGAAAGCACCGGCTGTGTTGATCGACGTCATTGAAAGCCAATCTGAAGAAGCCGAGGAAACCGGTTGCTACTACGATGTCGCGGTAACATGCGAGGAAGCCTTGGGGATTCTCCATGCTCTTCATTTGCCCGACGAATCCGTAGAGACGCTTGCCACCACTAGGTGCCTGGCTGCCCTTGGTTCTATTCTCAAGAGGGGCACCACCAACGCTCGGGTTCATGCGGCCGTGCTATTACAGAAAGCGTCAATGAAAGGCGTGGAACGGATTGTAGTGAACGGCAACGATGATTTGACGGAAGGATTGCTGGAGCTTCTGACGGAGGAGGTGTGCCACAAAGCTACAGTAGCCGCCCTGGAAATGCTAATTGCAATGAGCATCAACAGCCGGCGCAGCAGAGTGAAAGCCATCGAGGCAGGGGCAGTCTCCATCTTGATCGAATCTCTTGCCGAGCAGACGTTGGAGAGGAAGAGCACCTGCGAGAGAATGTTATGTCTTCTTGACTTGTTATGTAGATGCGCCGAAGGAAGGGTTGCCATGGTCGACCATGCCATGGGCATCCCTATGGTCTCTAAGAAGATATTTCGAGTATCTCAAATGGTAAATGAGAAAGCTGTTCGGATCCTTTGGTCGCTTTGCCAATTCTCTCCATCTGAGCGTGTTTTGAACGAGATTTTGCATGCGGGCGCCGTGACGAAGCTGTTGATGCTCCTGCAGGTCGATTGCACGCCCAAAACTAAGTGCAAGGCAAGGGAGATTCTCAAACTTCATGGTGACTGCTGGAGGAGCTCGTCTTGCGTTCCCACAGGGATGTATCCTTCGAATATATGA